The segment TCTCGGCCGCGGTCCGGCGCGGCTGCTGACGGCGCTGCTCTGCGGGCTGGTGGGCAGCTTCGCCGCGCGGCCGGCGGTCGCCTTTACCGAAGTGCGGGGGCCGTCGTTCGCCCAGAGTTCGCGCGTCCCGGCGACGGCGAATCCGCCGGCGGCCGCGGCGGAAAAACCCGCGCTCGACCAGCTGGTGTTCAAGGATGGCGATCGCGTGCGCGGCAAGTTGGTCGAGCACGCCGGCAATGTACTGGTGTTTCAATCGGAGCGCTTCGGACTGCTGCGCGTGCCGACGAGTGAGGCCGAGGTGATTCTGGCGCAGCCGGTGGGGCCCGCGGTGGCGACGACGGCGACGCCGGACCAGGAAGCGGCGGTGGCCGAGCGTGTCGAGGAAGGGGAGGTCTCGGTGGAGCGCTGGCCGTTCTCGCCGCTCCAGATGGCCGCGGCGCTGAAGGAATTTTTCGGTTCCTGGCACGGTCGGTTCAGCGTGGCGACGGAGGTGCTCGAAGACGCGCGCCAACACGGCAGCGCGACGGTCGAAGCCAAGCTGCAACGCAAGTGGAAGAACGACGAGGTGCAGCTCACCGGCCGCTACGACTACGCCTCGACGAACGAAGTCGCCGCGACGGACATGGTCAAGGCCGACGGAGTGTGGCGGCATGATTTTCCGCGCAAGCTGTTTTCCGTTTATCGGCCCTCTGTCGAATGGAACCGGCAGTTCTACCGCGACGGGGCGCCCTCTGATTATGTGCTCATGCAGCAGGAAGTCGGTGCCGGCGTGAACCTGTTCAACACCGACACGCGCAAGTTGCGCGCGGGCGTGTCGGAAAACTTGTTCGACGTGTGGGTGACGCCCACGGACTTTCACACGTCGCACGCCGTCGAGTCCGTGTTTACGGAGATCGAGGCGAAGCTGCCCTGGCGCATCACGCTGACGGACCGCAGCGTGTGGTACTACTCGATCGCGTCACAGACCGACGGCTGGGAAAACCGTTTTGAGGTCAGCAAGAAACTCACGGAGACGCTGACGATCGCGGCGCGGCACGATATCCGCCGGAACAATCCGGACGAACGCGCCGCGGACTACGAGCGCCTGCGCGTGTTGTTCGGCGTGGACTTCTAAGGTTTGCGCCTCGGGGGCAAACCTCACGCTTCGCTCTTCAGCACGTAGACCAGACCTTTCTGACTGCCGATTGCGAGCTGGGTGTCATCGGGCGACCAGACGAGCTTCGTGGCCGCGGCGGGCATTCGTACCGTGGCGCGCAGCGGCTGCTTGCGCTCGGGACTCCAGAGCTGCACGACGCCGTCGGTGCTCGCGGACGCGAGCAGGCCGTGGGTGTTTTGAAATGCCACCGCGCAGATCGGAGCGTCGTGCGGGAACATCGACGGTTCGCGGCCCTCGGGCCCGGCGCCGCTGCAATCCCACACGCAGGCGTCGCGGCCGCCGGCCGTCGCCAGCCAGTGCGAAGTGCAGTCGAAGGAGAGGTGCTTCACCTTGCCCTCGTAGCCGCTCATGTGCAGCTCGACGTCTTCCTCCGGAATCCAGAGGTGCACTGAGGGATCCTGGTTGCCCGACACGAGCCATTTGTTGTCCGGCGACCAGACGAGCGCGTGGATGCCGTTGCCGTAGGGAAACTCCTTTTGCGCGACGAAATCGTCCGCATCCCACAGGCACACCCCGCCGAAATAGGCCACCGCGGCGCAACCGCCCGCCGGCTGCCAGGCCAGCGCCGAGATGGTTTTCGGCGCCGGCTTGAACGTGTGCGCGACCGAGCCGTCGGGGCGCAGCGCGAATAAACTTTTTCCGGCGGCGGCGAAGAGTGTAGCCGGGCTCGCTGAGCCCGGGCCGGGGTCAGCGACCCCGGCTACATCCGAACCGCGAGAAGAGACGCTTCCGCCGGACGGGCGCCAGCCAAGATGCTCGACCCATGCGCTGCCGAGTTCGGCGGTCGTGACGTGCTGACCGGCGGCGGCGTCCCAGAATTTCACTGCGCCGTCCTGGCCGCCGGTGGCAAGTACCAGCGGAGAGTCCAGAGCCGAGAGCTGAGAGCTGGACCGCGGCTGCCAGCCGAGGCAGTTGGTGCCGTCGGTGTGTCCCGGCAACTCGTGCTGTTTCGCGCCGTCCGCGGCAGCGTAGATCGACACCGGACCGGATGCGCTCGCCGCAGCGAGGCGGGTGCCGTCGGGCGACCAGGCAAGGTCGATGACGTAATCCTCGAGTTGAGCGGCCCAGTGTTTGGTGAGATTCATGCGGGAGGTGTGCGCGGCGACAGCCTCGCTCAGAAGAGCACGATTCTCACCTCGGGCAAGCGCGCGGAGGCGGTGGGCGGACAGACGAGAGTGCAGCTCGACTTTTTCTGCCATGGACGAGACGCCCATGCCACGTGTCACGGGTATCTCGCCCGTGGGTTGGCAGCAAAATGAGATCGCCGGCAGCCGGCTACGACGCGGCAGCGAGCGGCGGCGTCGTCGCGGGCACCATGCCGTGGCGCAGCATGATCTCGGCGAGCCGCGCGCGGTCCGGCGGCCCACCGGCGTTCACGACCGCGGCGACCTCGTGAAAATACTCCGGCCCGAGCAGGCCGGGGCTGACGATCACGAGGACGCGTGTGGTTTCATTGCCGCGGTTGATGAAACTGTGTACGACGCCGCGCGGCACGAACAGCATCTCGCCGGGCGCGAGCGCGACCTCCTTGCCGGCGACGGTGAAATGACAGATGCCGGTGAGTCCGAACACGGTTTCATCGTAGCCGACGTGACTGTGCGGCGCCGGCACGTGCGCGCCCGGCGGGATCGTCGATTCGAATACCGAGAAGCTGGCGTCGGTGTCGGCCGGGTGCCGGTGAAACCGGATTTCGAGCTGGCCGATTTTAATGGGCGTGGGCCGGCTCATCGGGTGGTCCCTGCCGATTTGAGCGTGCGTCCGCGCCGACGCCACGCGGCGAACCCGAGGGCGGCGGCGCCGGCGATGGCTGCGTAGGTCGAGGGCTCGGGCACCGCGGAGGTGGTGTAGGTGAAATTGTCGAAATAGGTGCTGCCGCCGGTAGCCTGCCACGCGCTCGGCCCGACGTAGAGCGGATTGGTAAAGTCGAACGTGTAAGCGTGGCTCAGCTGGTCGAAGCCGGGGCCGCTGAGCGTGGCGGTGAGCGTGGTGCTGCTCGCGGTGCGATCGGTCACACTGACGGTCAGCGTCGGGCTGAAGCCGGGGGTGCCGCTCAACGCGCTGATCAGATATCCGTCCTGATTGTTGAATTCGCTGGTGAATTCATAGCCGTTCCCCGTGTAGCTGAGCCGCGGCTCGAACAGGCGATCGATGGCCGGATTGGTGTAGGCGGTGCTCGAAGCCCAGACCGCCAGCCCGCCGTTTTGGCCGGGGAGCACCGCCTGCACCATCAGGTCGATGGAAAACGAGTCGCCCACGTTTGTCAGCGTCGCTTCCGTCCACGCGAAGGCGGAATAACTGTTGGCGGTCTCGGGCTGCGCCTGGCCGCCGACGACATTCCAACTCGTCGCACCGCTTTTCTGGGCGTAGCTCGTGGCGAATTGATTGGAGGAAAAATCGTCGAGCACGACCTGGGCGCGCACGAATGACGCCAGCAGCGGCAGGGCGAGCAGACCAAGGCAAAGCCGGGTGGAAAATTTCATGGGTGTGAAGCGGGAATGCGGGAACGATGCGGTGGACAGCGTAGCCGAGAAGCAGACACGCCGCGTCGGGCTGAGCGGCTGAATTGTTTGTAGGAGCGGCGCCGACACGCATAGGACGGGGCGGGAGCTTGCCAGCGAGGGACCGGCTGTCCTAGCGCTGAGGTTGCCGGCGCGCAGAGCCCCCGCTCGTGCATCGGCGTTCCCGCTTCCGCTCGCCATGCCCGCACGATCCCAATCCGTGCTTGTGGTCGACGATCATCCCGTCGTCGTGGCGGGGCTGCGGCTGCTGTTCGAGTCCGCGGCGGAGTTTCGCGTGGTCGGCGAGGCGAGGGACGCGTTCACCGCGCGACGGCTGACCGAGGAACTGAGGCCCGACCTGATCGTGCTGGACCTCGTGTTGGGCGGACGCGATGGGCTCGAGTTGATCGAGGATCTGCTGGCGCTGCACGAGACGACCAAGGTGCTGGTATATTCGAGCCAGGACGAAGTGCAGTATGCGCGGCGGGCGCTGCGCGCGGGCGCGCGCGGCTACGTTTCCAAGACCGCGGGGCTCGACGCGGTGGGCGTTGCGTTGACCACCATCGCGCAGGGCGATGTCTATGTCAGCGCGACCGTGCAGCGTTCGCTGGTGCGCGACTACGCGGAAAGCGCGCGCGGCGTCGCGCCCGCGCCGATCGACGCGCTCTCGAATCGCGAGCTGCAGGTTTTTCGACTGCTCGGCACGGGCTTGGGTTCGGCAGACGTCGCGTCGGAGCTGCGCCTGAGCCTGAAGACAGTGAGCACGTATCGCGAGCGGCTGAAGAACAAGCTCGCGCTGGAGAACGCCCGGGAACTCGAGCGCGCGGCCGAAGCCTTCGTTCGCACCGGCCGGCTCGCCGGCGGCACATGAGCAGCGTGGCGCCTAGTTTCGGCGCGGCGGAATCGTCACCGGAGCGCGCGCCCGCCGCCTCCGCGCGCCGGACACCGCGCTGGTCCGACGGGGCCGAGCGGGAATTCGCCGCCGAAGTCACCGTGCTGAACCTGCGCCGCTGCCGGATCGCCGCCATCGCCGGCATGATGATCATCGTGTGGAGCACGCTGCTCAGCCTGATGCTGCCGGAGCTGCAGTTCGCCGACCTGCAGGCGTGGTTTGGCGCGTGCTTCGCCCTTTACGCACTGCTACTGGCGGTGCGGACGTGGGTGATCCGGCCGACGGTCCCGCCGTGGTGGCGTGAGGCCTATGTGCTCGTGTTCGTCGTGGCGCTGATCGGGATCTGCGACGGGTTCTTCTATGTGCTTTCGCAGCAGCTGACGGCGGTGTCGGCGTTCTCGCGCGGCATGCTGGTGACGGCAGTTATTTTCGTGCTGCCGCCGCGCCGTTATCTCCCGTTCGTGGCCGCGAACGAGCTTTTGCTTTGCGCGTGGGTCGCGTGGCGCGGCGTGCGCGTGGACACGCTCACGGCGTTTCTCGACGGGACGGCGGGTGCGGTCGTGGGCGCGGTGATCTCGTGGGTGCTCTATTCTGCGAAACGCGCGGACTTCGTGCACCAGCAGCAAATCCGCCGGCAGCATACGGAGATGAACGAGCTCATGGCGATCACCGCGCACGATCTGCGGAGTCCGTTGTTCAGTTTGAACAATCTGCTCGCGCTGGCGTTATCCCGCGCGGGACTTGATCGCAGCCGGTTGCTGGAGGTGATCGCGGATGCGGCGCGCGCGTGCGATCGAATGCTCGAGCTGGTCAGCGGGCTGATCGCGGCGCATGCGGTCGAAGGAAAACCTAATGCGCCGGTCGCGGTTGGCGACTTGCGTGGGCCGATCGGCGCGGCCGTGGTCCGGCTGCAGCCGCTGGCGGCAGCGCGAGGATTGGACCTGCGGCTCGAGTTACCGGCCACCGCCGCGGACGCGCGATTTCATGAGGCCGCGGTGATCCAGATCATCGACAACCTGGTCGGCAACGCGCTGAAATTCACGCCCGCGGGTGGGACTGTGGCCGTGAACCTGCGGCCCGGTGCGCGAGCGTGGACGCTCGAGGTGAGCGACGAAGGCCCCGGCGTGCCGCTGGACGAGCAGCCGCGGTTGTTTCAGAAATACGCGCGCGGCAGCGTGCCGGCAACGCAGGGCGAACCCAGCACGGGACTCGGGCTGTTCATCGTGCGCACGCTCGCCGAGCGGATGGGGGCCACCGTGAGCTACACGCCGCGTGTGCCGCACGGCGCGGTGTTCACCGTGGTGTGGCCGCAAGCCTGATTCAGCGGAGCCGCGCGCGCCGGCGCCAAACGGCGAATCCGAGGCACGCGCAGCCGGCGAGCACGCCGTAGGTGCTGGGTTCGGGCACCGCGGAAATCGACAGGTTGCCACTCGTGTAGAGCTGCGAGGTGTCCCAAGAGAGTCCGCCGGCGAGTGCGGGCAGGTCGAGCGTGCCGAACGCCCCCGATTGGCTGCCCCAGTTGAAAAAATCAAAGGTGTCGCCGGCGTGCAGGTCGCCGGCGGAGAACCCGCCGTAGAACGCGAGGGCGAGCGTGCCGCCGAAGGTCAGATGGCCGGACACGTCGAGGGCATCGTAGCTGGTGCCGCGGGCGAGCCCGCCGATCTCGAGCGTGAGCATATTGCCCGGTGCGAAGACGAGATCGCCGGCGTGGGGGACGAGTGCGGGGCTGTCGCCGGGCGAGTAGCCGCCGGAAAACGTGACCGTGCCGCCGCCGGTGAAGTGGCCGGCGCCGCTGACGAGGCCGTCGAAGGTCACGCTGCCGCCCGCATTAATCGTAGAACCGGCGGGCGAGCGCACGTCGCCGTGGACGCTGGTGTTGAGGAGATTGAGCGTGCCGAAGTTCTGGAGACCGTCGTCGGTACCGGCGGCGCCGTTGCCCGTGAACCGGAGCGTGGCGTCGGTGGCGTTGAAGGTGCCGCTCGCTTGGTTCGTGAAGGCCCGACCCGCGCTTTCGAAGGTGCCGCCGGCGACGTGCACGGTGCCGGCGTTCTGTCCGCCCTGCGTGAGCAGGCTGGCGCCGGCGGCGAGCGTGAGGCTGTGTCCGCTCGCGACGTCGGTCTGGCCGGTCGTCAATTCGACGCGGGCGCCGGGACCGACCACGGGATTGTCGCCAAGCGGGCCGCCGGCGTCGACGGCGAGATCCTGCGTCGTGAGCACGAGCGTGCCGCCGGAGAGGTCGACGTGACCGCCGGTGTTGTCGAGCGCAGTGACGGTGAGCTTGCCGCCCGCAAGGCGCAGCGTCGCCTCGGAGCTGAGGGCGAGCGCGGTGTCGCTGGAGACCTCGCCGCCGGAGACGACGAGCAGGCCGCGGTTGTTCAGATTCGGGAGCGTGTAGGTGCCGGAGACGAACTCGACGCGCCCGGTGTTGTTGAGGACGGGCGTGTCGAGCGCACCGCCCTCGAAGCGGAGCGTGCCGCCGTTGTCGAAGCGCGTGGAGGCGGTGAGCGTCGAACCCGTGAGGCGCACGGTGCCGTTCAGGTTCTCGAAGATCGGCGCGGTGAAGGGATCGTCGGCGATGATGAGCGTGCCGCCGCCGGTCAGCTCG is part of the Opitutus terrae PB90-1 genome and harbors:
- a CDS encoding WD40 repeat domain-containing protein, coding for MGVSSMAEKVELHSRLSAHRLRALARGENRALLSEAVAAHTSRMNLTKHWAAQLEDYVIDLAWSPDGTRLAAASASGPVSIYAAADGAKQHELPGHTDGTNCLGWQPRSSSQLSALDSPLVLATGGQDGAVKFWDAAAGQHVTTAELGSAWVEHLGWRPSGGSVSSRGSDVAGVADPGPGSASPATLFAAAGKSLFALRPDGSVAHTFKPAPKTISALAWQPAGGCAAVAYFGGVCLWDADDFVAQKEFPYGNGIHALVWSPDNKWLVSGNQDPSVHLWIPEEDVELHMSGYEGKVKHLSFDCTSHWLATAGGRDACVWDCSGAGPEGREPSMFPHDAPICAVAFQNTHGLLASASTDGVVQLWSPERKQPLRATVRMPAAATKLVWSPDDTQLAIGSQKGLVYVLKSEA
- a CDS encoding DUF481 domain-containing protein; its protein translation is MSSSTFLGRGPARLLTALLCGLVGSFAARPAVAFTEVRGPSFAQSSRVPATANPPAAAAEKPALDQLVFKDGDRVRGKLVEHAGNVLVFQSERFGLLRVPTSEAEVILAQPVGPAVATTATPDQEAAVAERVEEGEVSVERWPFSPLQMAAALKEFFGSWHGRFSVATEVLEDARQHGSATVEAKLQRKWKNDEVQLTGRYDYASTNEVAATDMVKADGVWRHDFPRKLFSVYRPSVEWNRQFYRDGAPSDYVLMQQEVGAGVNLFNTDTRKLRAGVSENLFDVWVTPTDFHTSHAVESVFTEIEAKLPWRITLTDRSVWYYSIASQTDGWENRFEVSKKLTETLTIAARHDIRRNNPDERAADYERLRVLFGVDF
- a CDS encoding response regulator codes for the protein MPARSQSVLVVDDHPVVVAGLRLLFESAAEFRVVGEARDAFTARRLTEELRPDLIVLDLVLGGRDGLELIEDLLALHETTKVLVYSSQDEVQYARRALRAGARGYVSKTAGLDAVGVALTTIAQGDVYVSATVQRSLVRDYAESARGVAPAPIDALSNRELQVFRLLGTGLGSADVASELRLSLKTVSTYRERLKNKLALENARELERAAEAFVRTGRLAGGT
- a CDS encoding PEP-CTERM sorting domain-containing protein, whose translation is MKFSTRLCLGLLALPLLASFVRAQVVLDDFSSNQFATSYAQKSGATSWNVVGGQAQPETANSYSAFAWTEATLTNVGDSFSIDLMVQAVLPGQNGGLAVWASSTAYTNPAIDRLFEPRLSYTGNGYEFTSEFNNQDGYLISALSGTPGFSPTLTVSVTDRTASSTTLTATLSGPGFDQLSHAYTFDFTNPLYVGPSAWQATGGSTYFDNFTYTTSAVPEPSTYAAIAGAAALGFAAWRRRGRTLKSAGTTR
- a CDS encoding PEP-CTERM sorting domain-containing protein (PEP-CTERM proteins occur, often in large numbers, in the proteomes of bacteria that also encode an exosortase, a predicted intramembrane cysteine proteinase. The presence of a PEP-CTERM domain at a protein's C-terminus predicts cleavage within the sorting domain, followed by covalent anchoring to some some component of the (usually Gram-negative) cell surface. Many PEP-CTERM proteins exhibit an unusual sequence composition that includes large numbers of potential glycosylation sites. Expression of one such protein has been shown restore the ability of a bacterium to form floc, a type of biofilm.), with product MPFLRRTPSGFLLTCVMLATSGLASRSPAQTNTVLPMVNGVVNNYDQGDFGKLTVWFGYVSFETDRRYIQYGSNNFYNPEPSIRLRGPVDFFPGVHSAVFSTTFDSNVTGEWRLLGTIASANVSTDPDGDGTLSVFGSNSTITHTASRVVGTTNFELTGGGTLIIADDPFTAPIFENLNGTVRLTGSTLTASTRFDNGGTLRFEGGALDTPVLNNTGRVEFVSGTYTLPNLNNRGLLVVSGGEVSSDTALALSSEATLRLAGGKLTVTALDNTGGHVDLSGGTLVLTTQDLAVDAGGPLGDNPVVGPGARVELTTGQTDVASGHSLTLAAGASLLTQGGQNAGTVHVAGGTFESAGRAFTNQASGTFNATDATLRFTGNGAAGTDDGLQNFGTLNLLNTSVHGDVRSPAGSTINAGGSVTFDGLVSGAGHFTGGGTVTFSGGYSPGDSPALVPHAGDLVFAPGNMLTLEIGGLARGTSYDALDVSGHLTFGGTLALAFYGGFSAGDLHAGDTFDFFNWGSQSGAFGTLDLPALAGGLSWDTSQLYTSGNLSISAVPEPSTYGVLAGCACLGFAVWRRRARLR
- a CDS encoding sensor histidine kinase, whose protein sequence is MSSVAPSFGAAESSPERAPAASARRTPRWSDGAEREFAAEVTVLNLRRCRIAAIAGMMIIVWSTLLSLMLPELQFADLQAWFGACFALYALLLAVRTWVIRPTVPPWWREAYVLVFVVALIGICDGFFYVLSQQLTAVSAFSRGMLVTAVIFVLPPRRYLPFVAANELLLCAWVAWRGVRVDTLTAFLDGTAGAVVGAVISWVLYSAKRADFVHQQQIRRQHTEMNELMAITAHDLRSPLFSLNNLLALALSRAGLDRSRLLEVIADAARACDRMLELVSGLIAAHAVEGKPNAPVAVGDLRGPIGAAVVRLQPLAAARGLDLRLELPATAADARFHEAAVIQIIDNLVGNALKFTPAGGTVAVNLRPGARAWTLEVSDEGPGVPLDEQPRLFQKYARGSVPATQGEPSTGLGLFIVRTLAERMGATVSYTPRVPHGAVFTVVWPQA
- a CDS encoding cupin domain-containing protein gives rise to the protein MSRPTPIKIGQLEIRFHRHPADTDASFSVFESTIPPGAHVPAPHSHVGYDETVFGLTGICHFTVAGKEVALAPGEMLFVPRGVVHSFINRGNETTRVLVIVSPGLLGPEYFHEVAAVVNAGGPPDRARLAEIMLRHGMVPATTPPLAAAS